In the genome of Candida dubliniensis CD36 chromosome 3, complete sequence, the window AATTTGACATTATTATACATAGCTTCCGATAAAGTATCTTCTGGGGGTAATATAGAGTCATCGGTTGACATTAGAATATCCCGAGAGAAAGCAGTTAATGACATGATTCTATAGTTTTTTAGGTTGAGTTTTATAGGCACTGACATCAAATGtgtatttttgtttttgattttttttttttttttttgtctctATCTCTTCCCCAGTTGTAAAAAGATACAGTGATTGCAATAAATCTACCAGATGGAAGTACAAACAATTAGCAAAGACAATGACGAGTTGCCAATTATAAGAGAGTTGTATAAGGTCATCACCCTGTCATTGCGATCTCAGAAAATAATCCAAATAGCCCAGATACCTCAAAATGGAAACTCTCAGAGTAATATTGTCACATACGATGACGAAGATAATGACACATTAGAGATTGGCATCTCAAAACCAACGTATTTAGCTATGTTCAAACAGTCACATGATTATTGGTATAAATATATggaaataaacaaatgtACATTAGAGAAACTTGAAATAGCAACTTTGAGTGAGCTTTATTTGATGACATTGGGATATTTGATAACGGCGAATGATCACAACAGTATAATGAACTTGCACGAACAGATTGTAAAGATACTAGGAAATTTTGAGACTGACATTGAAATTGTTAGCTGCTTTCTAACAAGCAGGTTGAAGCGAATCAATAAGAGCAGTTTACTATGGCATTggatgaaaaaaatgacGATTTTGGTAGTATTCAATAAACTAGAAGGAAAGCAAGGTGGCCAAGGTCTTTTATTGGGCAACCAGTTGTACAATAAGATTATTTCGAGGGCATTCAAAAGCTGTGAACTTCATTTCATGAACTATTATGCCAACAACTTTATACATTGGATTATGCAATGCACTATGGTCGTGCTAGGTGTCGATGATGGTGGTTATTTATTCCACCAGTTGCAGAAACACTGTCACGAAGCTCCACTGGATAGTTCATTGTGGACAAATATGAAGAATTACATAAAGTGCATGCAAGGGTCCATACAAGCtgataatcaaattatcaaagaGTATAACCAAATCAACATGAACTATGATGCAACATTGCAAAACCATTCCCCGAGTCCATTAATTTTAACGAAAGAAAGTGACGAAGATATAATGGTCAATGAATTTCAATGGCTAGTGAAAGTTCAGTGCAAGAATGTGATCCCCTTTTCTGTTTTAATTGAAGCGGCACAGACAAAGAGAGTtctaaagaaattaaaagagCTTATCCACTTGCatgaattcaataaaaatcTTGCAAAGATTGAATCTTTGATTGAATTACGTAGTCGTACGATagaataacaaaaaataaaggtTACTTCATGGCATGCACTGGTCTATGTgtagagaaaaaaaaatattagcAAGTGAAAAAGTAGAAAACCAAGGCGATTTTTTCTTAAGAATACTTGACACGCGAGGTATTAAGCACCATCCCCCTTTTGTAAATATCTATTTTCGAAAACATGTTAAAGATACGCCAGTTGcagaagaaaaagcaaGAGGAGGCTGAAAGGCTTGCCAAGTCTCAATCTCCAACACCCACCCCAGGTGATTCAACGACCCCTTCCAACGAACGAGTTTCACCAGCGCAAATTCGTGTGCAAAAGGATATCTCTGAGTTAGATTTACcttcatcaataaaagTGACATTTCCAAACCCAAATGATcctttcaatttcaatttacaaTTAATACCACAAGGTGGATACTACAAAAACGggaaatttgaatttaaaatcGAAATAAACTCAAATTTTCCGATCGACCCtccaaaaatcaaatgtttACAAAAGATATACCACCCAAATATTGACTTACAAGGAAATATATGCCTTAACATTTTGAGAGAAGATTGGTCACCTGTGTTGAATTTGAACGGAGTGTTTATGGgattgaatattttgtttttggaaCCTAATCCAAACGACCCACTAAACAAGGATGCAGCCAACGTTTTAGTaaagaacaagaaacaatttgaaaGGAATGTTTATAATTCGATGAGAGGCGGTTATCTTGATCTGGTTTACTACGATCGTGTCATTTAAAATTCCTTTATTCGTGAGTTACCTTGTTCAATTGCAAATATCTAATATATAgatacatacatacaatAA includes:
- a CDS encoding NEDD8-conjugating enzyme, putative (Similar to S. cerevisiae UBC12); translation: MLKIRQLQKKKQEEAERLAKSQSPTPTPGDSTTPSNERVSPAQIRVQKDISELDLPSSIKVTFPNPNDPFNFNLQLIPQGGYYKNGKFEFKIEINSNFPIDPPKIKCLQKIYHPNIDLQGNICLNILREDWSPVLNLNGVFMGLNILFLEPNPNDPLNKDAANVLVKNKKQFERNVYNSMRGGYLDSVYYDRVI
- a CDS encoding cell wall biogenesis protein, putative (Similar to S. cerevisiae ECM9); this encodes MEVQTISKDNDELPIIRELYKVITSSLRSQKIIQIAQIPQNGNSQSNIVTYDDEDNDTLEIGISKPTYLAMFKQSHDYWYKYMEINKCTLEKLEIATLSELYLMTLGYLITANDHNSIMNLHEQIVKILGNFETDIEIVSCFLTSRLKRINKSSLLWHWMKKMTILVVFNKLEGKQGGQGLLLGNQLYNKIISRAFKSCELHFMNYYANNFIHWIMQCTMVVLGVDDGGYLFHQLQKHCHEAPSDSSLWTNMKNYIKCMQGSIQADNQIIKEYNQINMNYDATLQNHSPSPLILTKESDEDIMVNEFQWLVKVQCKNVIPFSVLIEAAQTKRVLKKLKELIHLHEFNKNLAKIESLIELRSRTIE